One Candidatus Ancaeobacter aquaticus genomic region harbors:
- a CDS encoding phospholipase D-like domain-containing protein: MKLFKVLLLTISICIISSAHVRDYAYPVTADVEDICGRNYFSAVHNALQNAKKSIFVVMYFINLDPNKNNEVKTLVDDLVEAHKQRVKVNVILDRNIQFRKQRQANRKFHVEEKNKKAFEYLKEAGIEVYYDTNVTYTHLKAIIIDKQKIIVGSNNWSESSLKRNNEAGVLINSTKIAKSFLNYFNTIGIDYEESKKDVLPYLQLPKSTLTGSLSRFITTNNKGCWNLYLWLVRKYEPGQTIDFDYSLAEADLEYGGDLNRYRARMNENLKKLDEEYGLLKAKFAYGKNAEITMKLFSTAEKQYFEIPETFWKYGWDERLPLSAQFCLFINLLKSGPNQKIWFDSKKRLSKEFNVSHTIITNGMLALKKWNLIDIERGSIEKGFANRPANRYRVKNIYSLDDFEKELKKLKDKYGANTVKQAREFSKIILDEYSLEHIEDIAVMIKKYGADKVEEAFNKISQYKIDNPMRSLRYVAGILTAKE, from the coding sequence ATGAAACTATTCAAAGTTTTACTTCTAACAATTTCCATATGTATAATTTCTTCCGCGCATGTCCGAGATTACGCTTACCCTGTTACTGCAGATGTTGAGGATATATGTGGAAGAAATTATTTTTCTGCTGTCCATAACGCTCTTCAAAACGCAAAAAAGTCTATTTTTGTTGTCATGTATTTCATAAATCTTGATCCAAACAAGAATAATGAGGTAAAAACCCTAGTTGATGATCTTGTTGAAGCACATAAACAAAGAGTTAAGGTTAATGTAATTCTCGACAGGAATATTCAATTCAGAAAACAAAGACAAGCAAATCGGAAATTCCATGTTGAAGAAAAGAATAAAAAGGCTTTTGAATATCTGAAAGAAGCAGGTATTGAGGTCTATTATGATACTAACGTTACTTACACTCATCTAAAAGCTATCATAATTGATAAACAAAAAATCATTGTTGGAAGCAATAACTGGTCGGAAAGCTCACTTAAACGCAACAATGAAGCTGGAGTTTTGATTAATTCTACGAAAATTGCAAAAAGTTTCCTTAATTACTTTAATACAATAGGTATTGATTACGAAGAAAGCAAAAAAGACGTTCTCCCCTATCTGCAATTACCCAAAAGCACTCTCACTGGTTCATTGTCTCGATTTATAACAACTAATAACAAAGGATGCTGGAATTTATACCTTTGGTTAGTCAGAAAATACGAACCAGGACAGACAATCGATTTTGATTATAGTCTGGCTGAAGCGGATTTGGAATACGGCGGTGATCTAAACAGGTATAGAGCTCGAATGAACGAAAATCTAAAGAAACTGGATGAGGAATACGGCTTACTCAAAGCAAAATTTGCTTATGGGAAAAATGCTGAGATCACAATGAAACTTTTCAGCACAGCTGAAAAGCAATATTTTGAGATACCAGAAACATTTTGGAAATACGGATGGGACGAAAGATTGCCACTTTCGGCGCAATTCTGCTTATTTATTAACCTCCTCAAATCAGGCCCTAATCAAAAAATATGGTTTGATAGCAAAAAGAGACTCTCTAAAGAATTTAATGTAAGCCATACAATTATTACTAATGGGATGCTTGCACTAAAGAAGTGGAATCTAATAGATATCGAAAGAGGAAGTATTGAAAAGGGTTTCGCTAATAGGCCTGCCAATAGATACAGAGTTAAAAATATTTACTCTCTTGATGATTTCGAAAAGGAATTGAAGAAATTGAAGGATAAATATGGTGCTAATACAGTAAAGCAAGCCAGAGAATTCTCAAAAATAATTCTGGATGAATACAGCTTGGAGCATATTGAAGATATTGCTGTCATGATTAAGAAATATGGAGCTGACAAAGTTGAAGAGGCTTTTAATAAAATCTCTCAATATAAAATTGATAATCCAATGAGATCATTGAGATATGTGGCTGGGATATTAACAGCTAAAGAATAA
- a CDS encoding N-formylglutamate amidohydrolase encodes MNRRYWTIENGLMPVIATAIHNGHDICLSPDSLYSIDESQRLREEDPYTGEFTKCSNNRVIVHSSRFQCDLNRPKDKCVYVTPEDAWGLCVWKDRPTPEILDKLYALYDLFYADMHTYLQSSIQKFGKIVVLDIHSYNHKRNDPDAPPQDPAMFPEINVGTGSLDKTRWGSYVDCFIDTVEQYDFLGRKLIIKENAVFKGGYFSQWIHKTFPNDACALAIEFKKFFMDEWTGSLYEDEYSEINNLLHSCVKEILKELKNNASQ; translated from the coding sequence ATGAACCGTCGTTACTGGACTATTGAAAACGGTTTGATGCCCGTTATTGCAACTGCAATTCATAACGGACATGATATATGTTTATCACCAGACTCACTATATTCTATCGATGAATCCCAAAGATTGAGAGAAGAAGACCCTTATACTGGAGAGTTTACTAAATGCAGCAACAACAGAGTAATAGTTCACAGTTCCCGCTTTCAATGTGATTTAAACAGACCTAAAGATAAATGCGTATATGTTACACCTGAAGACGCTTGGGGACTGTGTGTCTGGAAAGATAGACCTACGCCCGAAATTTTAGATAAGTTGTACGCGCTATACGATTTATTTTATGCTGACATGCACACATACCTACAAAGTAGTATTCAAAAATTTGGAAAGATAGTCGTTCTCGATATTCACTCTTATAATCATAAAAGAAACGACCCTGATGCACCTCCACAAGATCCAGCGATGTTTCCGGAAATAAATGTTGGGACAGGATCGTTAGACAAAACTAGGTGGGGCTCATATGTCGATTGTTTCATAGATACAGTAGAACAATATGATTTCCTCGGACGAAAACTCATTATTAAAGAAAATGCAGTATTTAAAGGTGGTTATTTTTCACAGTGGATACATAAAACGTTTCCGAATGATGCCTGCGCTCTTGCTATAGAATTTAAGAAATTCTTTATGGATGAATGGACAGGATCATTGTACGAAGATGAATATAGTGAAATCAATAATCTCTTACACTCATGCGTGAAAGAAATACTTAAGGAACTGAAAAACAATGCCTCACAATAA